A window from Mesorhizobium sp. WSM2240 encodes these proteins:
- a CDS encoding ABC transporter permease: MSTVSTAAEEIGAASPAARLRRRIFGHYGLVFGITVLGLILVIALFAPLLAEHDPYSQDLLARMKPPFWMAGSDPDHVLGTDHLGRDYLARLLYGARISLAIGFIAALISGLIGTAMGVAAGYFGGRVDLVVTFLINVRLAMPVVLVALAVVAILGGSLHVVVTVLGLLLWDRFAVVMRSSVLQVRDLEYVNAAKAIGCSTRRIILSEIMPNVVNNLIVVATLEMAHAILLEAALSFLGLGVQPPTPSWGLMISEGKQMMLFEPWLIAIPGVALFILVLAINLLGDGLRDVTAPENRG, from the coding sequence ATGAGCACAGTGTCCACAGCGGCCGAGGAAATCGGCGCAGCCAGCCCCGCCGCCCGGCTGCGCCGGCGCATATTCGGTCATTACGGGCTGGTATTCGGCATCACAGTCCTCGGCCTCATCTTAGTGATCGCGCTTTTCGCGCCGCTGCTTGCCGAACACGATCCCTATTCACAGGATCTGCTGGCGCGCATGAAGCCGCCCTTCTGGATGGCAGGCAGCGATCCGGACCATGTTCTCGGCACCGACCATCTCGGCCGCGACTATCTGGCGAGGCTTCTCTATGGCGCCCGCATATCACTCGCGATCGGCTTTATCGCGGCGCTTATCTCGGGCCTGATTGGTACCGCCATGGGCGTTGCTGCCGGCTATTTCGGCGGCCGGGTGGACTTGGTCGTCACCTTTCTCATCAATGTGCGGCTGGCGATGCCCGTCGTGCTGGTGGCGCTCGCCGTCGTCGCGATCCTTGGTGGATCGCTGCATGTGGTGGTGACGGTGCTCGGCCTGCTCCTGTGGGATCGCTTCGCCGTCGTCATGCGCTCCTCGGTGCTGCAGGTGCGCGACCTCGAATACGTCAATGCGGCCAAGGCCATTGGCTGTTCTACCCGACGCATCATCTTGTCCGAGATCATGCCCAACGTCGTCAACAACCTCATCGTCGTGGCCACCCTGGAGATGGCGCATGCTATCCTTCTTGAAGCCGCGCTCTCCTTCCTTGGCCTCGGCGTGCAGCCGCCGACGCCCTCATGGGGTCTAATGATCTCGGAGGGCAAGCAGATGATGCTGTTCGAGCCGTGGCTGATCGCCATTCCCGGCGTCGCGCTTTTCATCCTCGTCCTGGCTATCAACCTTTTGGGCGATGGCCTGCGCGACGTCACCGCGCCGGAAAACCGGGGGTGA
- a CDS encoding ABC transporter substrate-binding protein gives MNPRLLMSSVALAVTMTCGEAMADKASDTLKAAFTKELESVDSYFNSAREGVILQRTIWDGLIYLNQATGEYEGNLATSWKWVDDTTLEFELREGVTFHNGEEFDADDVVYTVNFVADPANGVVTQRNVNWMKEAVKVDKYTVRIITKGPFPAALEYLAGPVSIYPNEYYAKVGPEGMALKPVGTGPYQVESVEPGKHFVLKKFDGYHDGPKGKAMIGTVDIRTIPDVNTQLAELFSGGLDFIWGVPSDQAEKLAATERFNVVNESTMRVGYLELDAAGRSGADNPITKLAVRQAINHAIDRQAIVENLLKGKSKVVNAACFPSQFGCEQNVATYEYDPEKAKALLAEAGYPDGFAVDLYAYRDRQYAEAMLAYLAEVGITANLKYLQYSALRDLRRNGETSMSFQSWGSYSVNDVSAITSEFFKHGTEDFARDDEVKAWLDTADASIDPAVRKENYSKALKKIADQAYWVPLFSYNSNYVFSKDLEYTPTSDEVVRFFHARWN, from the coding sequence ATGAATCCACGTCTTTTGATGAGTTCAGTCGCATTGGCCGTCACAATGACTTGCGGCGAGGCCATGGCGGACAAAGCGAGCGACACGCTCAAGGCAGCCTTTACGAAGGAGCTGGAGTCGGTCGATAGCTATTTCAATTCAGCCCGCGAGGGCGTGATCCTCCAGCGCACCATCTGGGATGGGCTGATCTATCTCAACCAAGCGACTGGCGAATACGAGGGCAATCTTGCAACATCCTGGAAGTGGGTCGACGACACCACGCTGGAATTTGAGCTGCGCGAGGGTGTGACCTTCCACAATGGCGAGGAATTCGACGCCGACGACGTCGTCTATACGGTCAACTTTGTTGCGGATCCGGCAAATGGCGTCGTCACGCAGCGCAATGTCAATTGGATGAAGGAGGCCGTCAAGGTCGACAAATATACCGTCCGCATCATCACTAAAGGCCCCTTTCCGGCCGCACTCGAATATCTGGCCGGCCCCGTCTCGATCTACCCAAACGAATATTATGCCAAGGTCGGCCCTGAGGGCATGGCGCTGAAGCCAGTCGGCACAGGCCCCTATCAGGTCGAAAGCGTTGAGCCCGGCAAGCACTTCGTTTTGAAAAAGTTTGATGGCTACCATGACGGGCCTAAAGGCAAGGCGATGATCGGCACGGTCGATATCCGCACCATTCCCGACGTTAACACCCAACTTGCCGAGCTGTTCAGCGGCGGTCTTGATTTCATCTGGGGCGTACCTTCCGACCAGGCCGAGAAACTTGCTGCCACGGAGCGCTTCAACGTTGTTAACGAAAGCACGATGCGCGTTGGTTATCTGGAGCTGGATGCGGCGGGCCGCAGCGGAGCCGACAATCCTATAACCAAGCTGGCAGTCCGTCAGGCGATCAATCATGCCATAGACCGACAGGCCATCGTCGAGAACCTGCTCAAGGGCAAGTCCAAGGTTGTCAACGCCGCCTGTTTTCCGTCGCAGTTCGGTTGCGAACAGAATGTGGCCACTTATGAATACGATCCGGAGAAGGCCAAGGCCCTGCTGGCCGAAGCCGGCTATCCGGACGGATTCGCCGTGGACCTTTATGCCTATCGCGACCGCCAGTATGCCGAAGCCATGCTCGCCTACCTTGCCGAGGTGGGCATCACCGCAAACCTCAAATATCTGCAATATTCCGCCTTGCGCGATCTGCGTCGCAATGGCGAGACCAGCATGAGCTTTCAAAGCTGGGGCTCGTATTCGGTGAATGATGTTTCGGCCATCACCAGCGAGTTCTTCAAGCACGGTACGGAGGATTTCGCCCGCGACGATGAGGTCAAGGCATGGCTTGACACCGCGGATGCCTCAATTGATCCGGCCGTGCGCAAGGAGAACTATTCTAAGGCGTTAAAGAAGATCGCTGACCAGGCCTATTGGGTTCCGCTGTTCTCCTATAATTCCAACTATGTCTTCTCCAAGGACCTGGAATACACGCCGACATCGGATGAGGTCGTGCGTTTTTTCCATGCACGCTGGAACTAA
- a CDS encoding DUF992 domain-containing protein has protein sequence MTHARMISTAVALALAPAMTISGVFVTTPASWAQTPTAYMGTLTCVLSPASEEPFGIERELSCDFEPVRAPRANLRGIVKRLGASVPDQGQIVMVWTVFGPSVDTPASHLQGRYVGSMGTESEYGLVGGAQSSIRLKPLTAAPDSSMPPCRSSNSNSA, from the coding sequence ATGACACACGCGAGGATGATCTCAACCGCGGTTGCATTGGCGTTGGCGCCCGCGATGACGATCAGCGGCGTGTTCGTCACAACGCCGGCATCGTGGGCACAAACCCCGACCGCCTATATGGGAACCCTGACCTGCGTGCTTTCTCCCGCCTCGGAGGAGCCGTTCGGAATTGAGCGGGAGTTGTCCTGCGATTTCGAACCGGTCAGGGCTCCGCGCGCAAACCTCCGGGGCATCGTTAAGCGGCTTGGGGCATCCGTACCGGATCAGGGCCAGATCGTAATGGTTTGGACCGTGTTCGGCCCCTCGGTGGACACCCCCGCCAGCCATCTCCAAGGACGCTATGTAGGATCCATGGGCACCGAGTCAGAGTATGGCCTGGTCGGTGGAGCGCAATCGTCAATCCGCCTCAAACCGCTCACCGCTGCCCCCGATTCGTCAATGCCGCCCTGTCGATCCTCGAACTCGAACTCAGCGTGA
- a CDS encoding M20 family metallopeptidase, whose product MTTREGAVARINDYLASGAFEEELGRMVAFETESQEPAKRPELRRYLTEEMAPKLDALGFTSQILQNPVDPDVPFLLAARIENPTFETILIYGHGDVIRAQTEQWREGLHPFRLVGEGDRLYGRGTADNKGQHCINIAALRAVIAEKGHLGFNCKVIIEMGEECGSPGLAELFRQDRDLFSADVLIASDGPRLHPERPTLFMGSRGAVNFDLVVDLREGAHHSGNWGGLLRDPAIVLAHALASIVDRRGQIQIPEWRPTSLTPAVREALKDCPVGGYDGPKIDPDWGEESLTPSERVFGWNSFAVLAQSSGVPEAPVNAISARAKAHCQLRYVVGTKPDDILPALRRHLDRHGFTDVQIIPADRGFFRATRLDPDHPWVTRVRKSIARTTGKKPAVLPNLAGSLPNETFAEILGLATVWLPHSYPGCSQHAPNEHALVSMTREALAMMTGLFWDIGEGRSSTFS is encoded by the coding sequence GTGACTACCCGCGAAGGCGCCGTTGCGCGCATCAACGATTATCTTGCCTCGGGCGCCTTCGAGGAAGAACTTGGCCGTATGGTGGCCTTCGAGACGGAGAGCCAGGAACCTGCAAAGAGACCGGAACTGAGGCGCTATCTAACAGAGGAAATGGCACCTAAGCTGGATGCGCTCGGTTTCACGTCTCAAATCCTGCAAAACCCGGTCGATCCTGACGTGCCGTTCCTCCTCGCAGCGCGGATTGAGAATCCCACCTTCGAAACGATCCTCATCTATGGTCATGGCGATGTCATCCGCGCGCAGACCGAGCAGTGGCGGGAAGGACTGCATCCATTCAGGCTCGTGGGGGAAGGGGACCGCCTCTACGGGCGCGGCACTGCCGACAACAAGGGCCAGCACTGCATCAACATTGCCGCGCTCAGAGCGGTCATCGCCGAAAAGGGACACCTCGGCTTCAACTGCAAGGTCATCATCGAAATGGGCGAGGAATGTGGTTCGCCGGGATTGGCGGAGCTGTTCCGGCAGGACCGCGACCTCTTTTCCGCCGACGTGCTGATCGCCTCCGACGGCCCTAGGCTGCATCCCGAGCGTCCGACCCTTTTTATGGGTTCGCGCGGCGCCGTCAATTTCGATCTTGTCGTCGATCTACGCGAAGGCGCGCATCATTCGGGCAACTGGGGCGGTCTGCTCCGCGACCCGGCGATCGTGCTTGCCCATGCACTTGCCAGCATCGTCGATCGACGCGGCCAGATCCAGATTCCCGAATGGCGCCCGACGAGCCTGACGCCCGCCGTGCGCGAGGCCCTGAAGGATTGCCCGGTCGGCGGCTACGACGGCCCCAAGATCGATCCCGACTGGGGTGAGGAGAGCCTGACCCCTTCGGAGCGCGTTTTCGGCTGGAACAGCTTTGCGGTACTGGCTCAGTCGAGCGGCGTGCCCGAAGCCCCCGTCAACGCAATTTCCGCCCGCGCCAAGGCTCATTGCCAGTTGCGTTATGTGGTGGGTACGAAGCCGGACGACATCCTGCCTGCGTTGCGCCGCCATCTCGACCGGCACGGTTTTACCGACGTCCAGATCATTCCGGCCGATCGAGGTTTCTTTCGCGCCACGCGGCTCGACCCGGATCATCCGTGGGTGACGCGGGTGAGAAAGTCGATCGCCAGGACCACAGGCAAGAAACCGGCCGTTCTACCCAACCTCGCCGGATCGCTGCCAAACGAGACCTTTGCCGAAATCCTCGGCCTCGCCACGGTCTGGCTGCCTCACTCCTATCCCGGCTGCTCCCAGCACGCCCCCAACGAGCATGCGCTCGTCTCGATGACGAGAGAAGCGCTGGCGATGATGACAGGGCTTTTCTGGGACATCGGAGAAGGGCGGTCATCGACATTTTCATGA
- a CDS encoding ABC transporter ATP-binding protein — protein MSDPILSVRDLTIDIPMSQGTMHAVRGISFDLKRGETLCIVGESGSGKSLTSLAIMGLLSKNLRRAATRLDFAGIDLMGQKLRQMRDLRGNRMAMIFQEPMTSLNPAYTIGDQLAEAYLLHRKASPAQARSRAIELLGKVGITAAESRLSQYPHQLSGGLRQRVMIAMALMCEPELIIADEPTTALDVTIQAQILRLLADLQREMNMAMILVTHDLGVVARVADRVAVMYAGEVVEQGTAKEIFGHPRHPYTRGLLRCIPVPGRTKPGEHLGSIPGIVPSLVGRVEGCAFRARCDVAEKTCAAAIPERRMESGHAWRCIHQTGETVSA, from the coding sequence ATGAGCGACCCCATCCTGAGCGTCCGGGACCTCACCATCGACATTCCGATGTCCCAAGGCACCATGCATGCAGTACGCGGCATCAGCTTTGATCTGAAGCGGGGTGAAACCCTGTGCATCGTCGGCGAGTCCGGCAGCGGCAAATCGCTGACCTCGCTCGCCATCATGGGTCTTCTGTCGAAGAACCTTCGACGCGCCGCCACGCGCCTGGACTTTGCGGGCATCGACCTGATGGGCCAAAAGCTGCGGCAGATGCGTGATTTGCGCGGAAACCGCATGGCGATGATATTCCAGGAGCCGATGACCTCGCTCAACCCCGCCTACACGATTGGCGATCAACTGGCGGAGGCGTATCTGCTGCATCGCAAGGCGAGCCCGGCGCAGGCCCGCAGCCGCGCCATCGAACTCCTCGGCAAAGTCGGCATTACCGCTGCCGAGAGCCGCCTGTCGCAGTATCCGCACCAGCTTTCCGGTGGCCTGCGCCAGCGTGTCATGATCGCCATGGCGCTGATGTGCGAACCCGAGCTCATCATCGCGGACGAACCCACCACCGCACTCGACGTCACCATCCAGGCGCAGATCCTCAGGCTGCTAGCCGATCTGCAGCGCGAGATGAACATGGCGATGATCCTCGTCACCCATGATCTGGGCGTCGTAGCGCGCGTCGCTGACAGGGTTGCAGTCATGTATGCGGGCGAGGTGGTGGAGCAGGGCACCGCCAAGGAGATCTTCGGCCATCCCCGCCATCCCTATACGCGAGGTCTCCTGCGCTGCATTCCGGTGCCGGGCAGGACGAAGCCTGGCGAGCATCTGGGCTCCATTCCCGGCATCGTGCCGTCGCTTGTGGGCAGAGTGGAAGGCTGCGCCTTTCGCGCCCGCTGCGATGTCGCCGAAAAAACCTGCGCCGCGGCCATTCCCGAACGGCGCATGGAAAGCGGTCATGCCTGGCGCTGCATTCATCAGACCGGGGAAACGGTGTCGGCATGA
- a CDS encoding ABC transporter permease, which translates to MLVFALKRLGLAMLVTLTVSLLSFSLLFMSGDPASAIAGENASASDIEAIRTLYGFDRPFLVQYGDWLSNALSGDFGQSYYFKLPVSTLIADRLSITMLLGVCGISFALLTAVPLGAVAAMRPNSFIDRTALFLSVMGQAMPSFWFGLVLIVIFSIQLNWLPPSGSASWQNFIMPTVVLGYYAMPAIMRLTRAGMLEVLSADYIRTARAKGASEMRVMFKHALRNAIVPVVSLAAVQMGFMLGGSIVVESIFALHGAGYLAWESIARNDLPTVQALILIFSCFYIVFTFLSDLANAWLDPRIRVG; encoded by the coding sequence ATGCTTGTTTTTGCACTGAAACGGCTTGGGCTAGCGATGCTCGTGACGCTGACCGTGTCACTCCTAAGCTTCAGCTTGCTTTTCATGTCCGGCGATCCGGCCTCGGCCATTGCAGGAGAAAATGCCAGCGCTTCAGACATTGAGGCCATTCGAACGCTTTACGGCTTCGACCGGCCTTTTCTCGTACAATACGGCGATTGGTTGTCCAACGCGCTCAGCGGGGATTTCGGGCAGAGCTATTATTTCAAGCTGCCGGTCTCGACGCTTATAGCGGACCGTCTGTCGATCACTATGCTGCTTGGGGTGTGCGGCATTTCCTTTGCACTGCTCACCGCCGTGCCGCTCGGCGCGGTGGCAGCGATGCGGCCCAATTCCTTCATCGATCGCACAGCGCTGTTTTTGTCGGTGATGGGGCAGGCCATGCCGAGCTTCTGGTTCGGGCTGGTGCTGATCGTCATCTTCTCCATCCAGCTCAATTGGCTTCCGCCTTCCGGTTCCGCCAGCTGGCAGAACTTCATCATGCCGACCGTCGTGCTTGGTTACTACGCCATGCCAGCGATCATGCGGCTCACCCGGGCGGGAATGCTGGAAGTGCTCAGCGCTGATTACATCCGTACTGCCCGCGCCAAGGGCGCAAGCGAAATGCGCGTCATGTTCAAGCATGCGCTGCGTAACGCAATCGTGCCGGTCGTCAGCCTTGCTGCCGTGCAGATGGGCTTCATGCTGGGCGGCTCCATAGTGGTCGAATCGATTTTCGCGCTCCACGGCGCAGGCTATCTCGCCTGGGAGTCCATCGCCCGCAACGACCTGCCGACCGTACAGGCGCTGATCCTGATCTTCTCTTGCTTCTACATCGTCTTCACCTTCCTGTCGGACTTGGCCAACGCCTGGCTTGATCCGAGGATCAGGGTGGGCTGA
- a CDS encoding gamma-glutamyltransferase, whose protein sequence is MSNFSRSQIVRKHVATTRNGVVAAQHKVAAEIGAVVLEAGGDAVDAAVATSFAIGVVEPWMSGAAGGGAMTIWREDEQQARTVQFGMRSPSALDPADYPLSGEGRAADLFPWAAVVDDRNVQGATAIAVPGVVAGMELAHQHYGALDWKELLMPAVGLAKRGLLVDWYASLLIASTARELAKDADAAALFLDEGQWPKIAGWTALSTTRLDQSRMAETLLRLAEAGPRDFYQGDIAAALAADIEAKGGCVSRSDLAAYRATLTPTIDVSYRGGVVHAAEDMTAGPNLVECLAMMGTAFVPGPHPDAASFVETARALSKTYKRRLAEMGDVEPPHAPSCTTHFSVVDKKGNMCAVTQTLLSIFGSRVVSPSTGLLMNNGIMWFDPEPGKPNSLAPDKACLMNICPTIGEKDGRRFAIGASGGRKILPAVLNLASFLMDFDMSMEDAFHHPRIDNSGGDTIVADETLPPDVIKALGDLQPVATAKRTVFPYAFACPAGVLRENGMNTGCTEIMSPWGDAVHEKEGSIT, encoded by the coding sequence ATGAGCAACTTCTCGCGCTCGCAGATCGTGCGCAAACACGTCGCGACGACCAGGAATGGCGTTGTCGCCGCGCAGCACAAGGTCGCCGCCGAGATCGGCGCGGTGGTGCTGGAAGCCGGCGGCGATGCGGTGGACGCTGCCGTAGCCACTTCGTTTGCCATTGGCGTCGTTGAGCCGTGGATGAGCGGCGCTGCCGGCGGCGGGGCGATGACAATCTGGCGTGAGGATGAGCAGCAGGCGCGGACAGTCCAGTTCGGCATGCGCTCGCCTTCGGCCCTTGATCCGGCCGATTATCCGCTTTCGGGAGAAGGAAGAGCAGCGGATCTTTTCCCCTGGGCGGCAGTGGTGGACGACCGGAATGTCCAGGGCGCCACTGCGATCGCCGTGCCCGGCGTTGTGGCCGGGATGGAACTCGCCCACCAACATTACGGTGCACTCGACTGGAAGGAGCTTTTGATGCCCGCGGTCGGTCTGGCGAAGCGAGGCCTGTTGGTCGATTGGTATGCTTCGCTTCTGATCGCCTCCACGGCGCGCGAACTGGCGAAGGACGCGGATGCGGCCGCTCTCTTTCTCGATGAGGGGCAATGGCCGAAAATCGCCGGTTGGACAGCGCTTTCGACCACGCGGCTCGATCAGAGCCGCATGGCCGAAACGCTGCTGCGGCTGGCCGAGGCAGGACCTCGCGACTTCTACCAAGGCGACATCGCGGCCGCCCTCGCAGCCGACATAGAGGCAAAGGGCGGCTGTGTTTCCCGCAGCGACCTCGCCGCTTATCGCGCCACGCTGACACCAACGATCGACGTGTCTTATCGCGGCGGAGTCGTCCACGCCGCCGAAGACATGACCGCCGGCCCCAATCTCGTCGAATGCCTGGCAATGATGGGCACGGCTTTTGTGCCCGGCCCGCATCCGGACGCGGCGAGTTTCGTCGAAACCGCCCGCGCGCTTTCCAAGACCTATAAGCGGCGCCTTGCCGAAATGGGCGATGTCGAGCCGCCTCACGCCCCGTCCTGCACCACACATTTCAGCGTCGTCGACAAAAAGGGCAATATGTGCGCCGTCACGCAGACGCTTTTGAGCATATTTGGCTCGCGCGTCGTCTCGCCGTCGACCGGCCTGCTCATGAACAACGGCATCATGTGGTTCGACCCGGAGCCCGGCAAACCCAATTCGCTCGCACCCGACAAGGCGTGCCTGATGAACATCTGCCCCACCATCGGCGAGAAGGACGGAAGGCGCTTCGCCATCGGCGCGTCGGGCGGGCGGAAAATCTTGCCGGCAGTGCTCAACCTCGCATCATTCCTTATGGATTTCGACATGTCGATGGAGGACGCGTTCCACCATCCACGCATCGACAACAGCGGCGGCGACACGATTGTCGCCGACGAGACCCTGCCGCCGGACGTCATCAAAGCGCTGGGGGATCTCCAGCCGGTGGCGACGGCGAAGCGGACGGTCTTTCCCTATGCCTTTGCCTGCCCGGCGGGCGTCTTGCGGGAGAACGGCATGAATACGGGTTGCACTGAAATCATGTCGCCATGGGGCGATGCCGTGCACGAGAAAGAAGGGAGCATAACGTGA
- a CDS encoding oligopeptide/dipeptide ABC transporter ATP-binding protein — protein sequence MTQTTTPPVLELAAVTKTYQVRQGLFTKAKPLNALSRVSLRLRKKDVLGLVGESGCGKSTLAKILLGLEAPTAGKLLVDGREIDARERRLLARRIQPIFQDPYSSLNPRKSIEDIIALPLVVHGIGDSAGREQAVTRMLDLVGLPARVRRGYPNQLSGGQRQRVAIARALIMKPEIVVCDEPTSALDVSVQSQILNLLGDLREELGLTYLFISHNLAVVEHLATRVAVMYLGQIVEEAEAAALFANPRHPYTKALLESVLTLDPSLSVPDTHLGASFPNPISPPSGCRFHPRCADVRDICKLTPPPRIGSEGEHVDCHLYSGTTTHQSGTTCC from the coding sequence ATGACCCAGACAACCACGCCGCCCGTCCTGGAACTGGCCGCCGTCACCAAGACGTATCAGGTCAGGCAGGGCCTGTTCACGAAGGCGAAGCCGCTCAATGCGCTGAGTAGGGTCAGCCTGCGCCTACGCAAGAAGGATGTGCTCGGTCTTGTCGGCGAGTCAGGCTGTGGCAAGTCCACGCTCGCCAAAATCCTGCTCGGCCTCGAGGCGCCGACCGCCGGCAAGTTGCTGGTGGACGGCAGGGAAATCGACGCCCGCGAGCGCCGGCTCTTGGCGCGGCGTATCCAACCCATCTTCCAGGATCCTTATTCCTCGCTCAATCCGCGCAAAAGCATCGAGGACATCATCGCCCTGCCGCTCGTGGTCCACGGCATCGGCGACAGCGCTGGGCGGGAGCAGGCGGTGACGCGGATGCTCGATCTGGTAGGGCTTCCAGCGCGCGTGCGCCGGGGCTACCCCAATCAGCTTTCCGGCGGCCAACGCCAGCGCGTGGCCATAGCGCGCGCGCTGATCATGAAACCGGAAATCGTCGTCTGCGACGAACCGACCTCCGCGCTCGACGTATCCGTTCAATCGCAGATTCTCAACCTGCTCGGCGACCTGCGCGAGGAGTTGGGGCTTACTTATCTCTTCATCAGCCACAATCTGGCGGTTGTGGAGCACCTGGCGACACGAGTGGCGGTGATGTATCTCGGCCAGATCGTGGAAGAGGCGGAGGCGGCGGCGCTTTTTGCCAATCCGCGCCACCCCTACACGAAAGCGCTGCTGGAATCGGTTCTCACCCTTGACCCTTCCTTGTCCGTGCCCGACACGCATCTGGGCGCCTCCTTCCCGAACCCGATTTCGCCACCCTCCGGCTGCCGTTTCCATCCGCGTTGCGCTGACGTCCGCGACATCTGCAAGCTTACCCCGCCGCCGCGTATCGGTAGCGAAGGCGAGCACGTGGACTGTCATCTCTACAGCGGCACAACCACGCACCAGAGCGGAACGACTTGTTGTTGA
- a CDS encoding cation:proton antiporter, producing MDSYFLLLAVSGVVVLLTAWLPLILKELPLSLPMVCIGIGALLILSPFSPIVGFNPLENRHLTERLTEFVVIVSLMGAGLKLDRPISWGAWGSTWRLLGIAMPLTITGIALLGWAVLGLGVAAALLLGAALAPTDPVLASDVQVGPPQSGKEDEVRFALTSEAGLNDGAAFPFVYLAIAIALSQASGGRPFLADWFLIDVVWKVVAGVAIGWVGGKAMGFLVFRMPNRTGLSETRDGFVALGITCLAYGTTELANGYGFLAVFVSALALRSVERRHNYHENLHTFAEQVERLAMMILLVCFGAAIAEGSIFGALSWPVIAVTALVLFVVRPLSGWISLAGYPASSPEKAAIAFFGIRGLGSFYYVAYALGQAEFEGTPIVWVTVCSVVLVSIVIHGVLVTPVMRHLDYDRPARPVAKKNPPPS from the coding sequence GTGGATTCCTATTTTCTGCTTCTAGCGGTCTCTGGGGTCGTAGTTCTTCTGACTGCATGGCTGCCTCTTATCCTCAAGGAACTTCCGCTTTCACTGCCGATGGTGTGCATTGGGATTGGGGCCCTTCTGATCCTGTCGCCATTCTCACCAATCGTTGGCTTCAATCCCCTGGAGAACCGCCATCTCACGGAACGGCTCACGGAGTTTGTGGTCATTGTCTCCCTAATGGGTGCGGGGCTGAAGCTGGACCGGCCGATCAGTTGGGGGGCCTGGGGATCCACATGGCGCCTGCTTGGCATCGCCATGCCGTTGACAATCACGGGAATTGCTCTGCTCGGCTGGGCAGTCCTGGGGCTGGGAGTTGCTGCTGCGCTTCTTTTGGGCGCGGCTCTCGCCCCAACAGATCCGGTCCTGGCGAGCGATGTGCAGGTCGGGCCGCCGCAATCAGGGAAGGAAGATGAGGTGCGCTTCGCCCTTACCTCCGAGGCAGGCCTGAATGATGGCGCAGCCTTTCCGTTTGTCTATCTCGCTATTGCGATTGCCCTGTCGCAAGCCTCTGGCGGGCGGCCATTTCTGGCGGACTGGTTTCTCATCGACGTCGTTTGGAAGGTCGTAGCCGGTGTGGCAATTGGATGGGTTGGTGGAAAAGCCATGGGCTTTCTCGTGTTCCGAATGCCCAATCGTACCGGACTCTCCGAAACCCGAGACGGCTTCGTAGCGTTGGGGATAACCTGCCTTGCCTACGGCACCACTGAGTTGGCGAACGGCTACGGCTTCTTGGCTGTGTTCGTTTCAGCACTTGCTCTTAGGTCAGTAGAGCGTCGGCACAATTACCATGAGAACCTTCATACCTTTGCCGAACAGGTTGAGCGGTTGGCCATGATGATCTTGTTGGTGTGCTTCGGGGCTGCCATTGCGGAAGGGTCAATCTTTGGGGCGCTCAGCTGGCCAGTCATCGCCGTCACCGCGCTGGTCCTCTTCGTTGTCCGGCCGCTATCGGGCTGGATCAGTCTGGCAGGGTATCCAGCATCCTCACCCGAAAAGGCGGCGATCGCATTCTTCGGCATCCGTGGGCTCGGCTCATTCTACTATGTTGCCTATGCCCTTGGTCAGGCAGAATTTGAGGGGACGCCAATCGTTTGGGTGACCGTTTGCAGTGTGGTTCTCGTCTCAATCGTCATCCACGGCGTTCTCGTTACACCGGTGATGCGGCACCTTGATTACGACAGACCCGCGCGGCCGGTGGCAAAGAAAAACCCGCCCCCTTCATAA